AGCAGTGGCTTACCAAACTCTTCATTATTAGAGCTAGAGCAAGGTATCAAGTTGCAGTTGGTGACCATCAATCAAGATAAGCTGAAAAAAATTATTGAGACCAAGCCTTACTTTAAGACTTTTGAGATTCCTGCCGGTACCTATGGTAATGCTGCTGCTATTCCAACCACAGCCGTCATGAATGCCTTGTTAGTACGCTCTGATATCTCGGAAGATGATGGCTATAAGCTGACAAAAGCGTTGTTTGAAAACTTGGATGGGCTAAAGAATGCTCACCAAGCGGCGAGCGATATCAGTTTAGAGACGGCTCAAGTCGGTATGGTTGCTCCTATTCATCCTGGTGCCAAAAAATACTATGATGAGAAAGCAGCTAAATAAGCAAGTATGGTGGTTTGCTGGCGTAGCATCTATTGCTGCGCTGGTTTTATTTATACTATGGGCGATTTTTAGCCGCCAAACAGTCATTGAAATACGAGTAGCGGGCGTTGCTGGTAACAATAACAATAGTGCCAGCCTAGTCTGCTATTTTGTTGAGCCCAATTTTCAATTGCGCTGGATTCACTCGGTAGAAAAGCAGTGGTGGGAGGAGCATTATCTTCGTGAAGAAGAGGGCTTACTATTAACCAATACTTACTTTCAAGCGTTTGGTGCTGGTACGCCGTCTACTGAAAATGTCGCTCCTATACAAAAAGAGGGCTATGTCGGGTATCAAATCAACCAAAGGTTTCCCCATCTCAACTGGGTTGTATCAAGACTGACAAAAGGTGAGATTGACTATGCCAGTCAGCGCATTCTTATTCATCAACTGGTACCAGATTATTCAGAAGTAACTATCATGCCCAAGGCATATAGTCCAATCGATAGATTCAATAAGGATTTTTGTCATGAACTCCCAAGTGATGGATCACAGTAGCGATAAGCCTCATGTCAGTGATGATGCTAAGTTGGCAAATCAGCCAAATGCGCCTGAAGATACTGAGAATTACGATGACGTTGATCCTAGTGTCACACAGGCAATATTAGAAAAATACGATCGAGAATCTATTACGCGTCATATCACCCAAGGTCCAGTGAAGTATATTATCGCTGCGATCTGTATTTTCTACTCCATTTTTCATTTATACATTACCTTTAATCCAATGCCATCGTTACTACAGCGCTCTGTGCATGTAGGCGTTGGCTTCGCTTTGATTTTTTTGATATTCCCTGCCAATAAAAAAAGCAGCCGTAAGAAAGTGGCATGGTATGACTGGATTTGGTTTATCTTTTCCTTATCTGGGATGACGTATCTCATTTATGAGTATCAAGATATTGTCACCAGTCGCGGCGGTATGGCAAATTCGGTCGATGTGATCTTTTCTATTATTACGGTCATCTGCGTCCTTGAAGGCAGTCGGCGTATTACTGGCTGGATCTTGCCTATATTAGCCTCTATATTTTTGCTATATCCCTTTATCAGTCATTTGGACTTTATGCCGGATAGGCTGCTCACACGCCCTTATGATTTGGGCGATATTTTTGGTCAATTATTCTTAAAGACCGAAGGCTTATATTCAGTTGCAATTGGTGCCTCAGTTACTTTTATCTTCCTATTCATTCTATTTGGGGCATTTTTAGCGCGTTCTGGAATGGGTCAGCTGTTTAATGATTTGGCATTGGCGCTGGCAGGCGATAAAAAAGGTGGACCTGCTAAAGTTGCTGTTATATCAAGCGGCTTTATGGGTAGTATAAATGGTTCAGCCTTATCGAATGTGGTCAGTACGGGCGCGTTTACCATCCCATTGATGAAAAAGGTTGGTTATCATAAAGACTTTGCAGGAGCTGTAGAGGCGAGTGCGTCGGTCGGTGGTCAAATATTGCCACCTATTATGGGTGCCAGTGCTTTTATTATGGCGGAGACGACAGGTCTACCGTATAGCACTATTGCTTTGGCTGCGTTATTACCTGCTATTCTCTATTATCTAGGCGTTATCGCACAGGTGCATTTTCGTGCCGGTCGCCGTGACTTAAAAGGCATGGCAAAAGAGAGTCTGCCGCAGGTAAAAGAGGTATTAAAAGCACGCGGTCATATGCTATTGCCGATTGTATTCTTGATTTATTTATTAATACAAAATGTTCCTGTAGGGTACGCTGCGGCTTATACCATTGGCTTTACTGTTGTCATCAGTATGCTACGCAAAGAAACCCGTATGGGCTTCAAGGATATTTTAGGTGCTCTAGAAGATGGCGCACGCCAATCATTAGCAGTGATGGCAGCTTGTGCAGTTGTAGGTATCATCATTGGGGTCGTTAGTTTGACCAGCTTTGGTACAGTAATGACCTCTTCAATTGTTACTTTGGGTGCAGGGTCTTTATTGCTTACTTTGATTTTGACTATGCTAGCGTCTATGGTCTTGGGTATGGGATTGCCTTCTATCCCTGCTTATATCATTACCGCAACCATGGCAGCGCCTGCTCTAGCAGGGTTTGATATTCCTATTTTGTCAGCGCATATGTTTGTTTTCTATTTTGGTGTGTTTGCAAATATTACCCCGCCTGTCTGTCTGGCAGCTTTTGCTGGTGCTGGTATCTCTGGCGGTGATCCGATGAAAACAGGGTATTTGTCATTAAAGTTAGCGTTAGCAGGTTTTATCGTCCCGTTTATGTTTATTTATAATCCTGCGATGTTGATGATTGACCCAACAGATCTTGCTGTCACGGCGAAAGAATTTCCATTGCCGCCGGTCATCGATATTATTATTGCTGTTGTGACATCGGTCATTGGTGTGATTGGACTTAGCGCCGCGTTAGAGGGTTATTTTAAAAGTGATATGAATCTCGTTACGCGCTTAATATTAGCATTAGGCGCATTGCTGCTGATTTATCCTGGGCTGATCACAGGTGCAATAGGCGGCGTAATAGTACTAGGTATTGCGGCGTTCAATATAAAAGGTAGTAAGGCGCCAACCGCTTTAAGTGTTTAACATTGAAGCGCTGCTACTTCAAGTGAGACAGAAAAGTTAGAAGCATATAGCGAATTCAGTATTAAAGCGATACAGTAGGACTGGGATGAATTTTACGCAGCCTCTGTCGGCGTAGGCACAGCACGCCAGAAAAATTTATACCAGTACTACGTTGGAACATAACGTATCTGTTTTATTTAGAATTTACTATAGAAAAGGTCGAATAGTAGATATCTGCTATTCGACCTTTTTATATTTTAAAACTCGTCATTTTACGTTGATATAGTGACGACTCTCACTTAACAGCCAAGTTTCCCTTCTGCTGCTAATGCTTTTTTGCTACGGATAGGTGCAGGGCAATCTTCACCATAGTACTGACGATCAGCAAAATAGCTTGAGCGCACCATAGGACCTGCCCAAATATTAAAGAAGCCAATCTTTTTGCCATAGTCCATATAACGCTGGAACTCATCTGGATGCACATAGCGATCGACTGGCGCATGGTCTTTACTAGGTTGTAAATACTGACCAACGGTAATCATATCGACGTTATGCGCCTTTAGATCATCAAGCAGCTTATAGATTTCTTCTTCAGTTTCACCAAGTCCAACCATAAAGCCGCATTTGGTCGCAATATCAGGGCGACGTTCTTTATAAATCTTTAGCAAGTCTAATGAATGCTGATAATCTGAACCTGGACGGAAAGCTTTATATAAACGAGGCACGGTTTCGATATTGTGGTTAAAAACATCAGGCGCCGTTTCAGTCAATAAGTCCAATGCGATATCCATACGACCACGGAAATCTGGTACCAAAATCTCGATCAAGCAATTTGGGCTCAGCGCACGCGATTCATTCAATACTTCAACGAAATGCATCGCGCCGCCATCTTTTAAATCATCACGGTCAACCGAGGTAATGACGGCATATTTAAGACCTAAACCTTGGATGGTCTCGGCAGTATGACGCGGCTCATCTTTATCAAGCTCATTTGGACGACCATGTCCGACATCACAGAACGGGCATCGACGTGTACAGATATCACCCATAATCATAAAGGTAGCAGTACCATCGGCAAAGCACTGTGGAAGGTTAGGGCAGGCAGCTTCTTCACAAACGGTATAGAGTTTCTGTTCACGTAAGGTGGACTTGATACGTGCGACTTCCGCAGGTGAAGACAGTTTTACCCGAATCCAATCTGGCTTTTTCTTAGCCTCGACAGTCGGGATAATTTTAATTGGGATACGAGCAACTTTATCGTAGCCACGGAGTTTTTCGCCTTGGATGGCTTTTTTGGGTTTTGCGCGGGCAGCAGGCGTGTGCGTTTGTACGGCGTTTGTCATAATCGAATGTTCTCTTAACCCTTGATAGAACAAGGGTTTATGGAATTATTAGAATGCTTTATGAATAGAGCTATTATAGCAGATATTTGGTCAAGGTTTTTTAGGCAATCGTATGAAATTCAGTTTATCAAGGCTACTATAAATAAGCGATTTAGCATAGTTTCATTTATTGATATCAATGTTCATGTCATTTAGTACGTCTATGGCAGCGCGAAACGCTTCTTGAGTGGCAGGTGCGCCGCAATAAGGCAGGCTGTGCATCAAGACTTCTCGAATCTCAGCGACAGTGGCGCCATTATTGATGGCACCTCGGATATGTCCCTTTAGCTCAGCGGGACTTTTTTGTGCAATCAAAAAACCAATCGTGATAAGCGAGCGATATTTGCGCGGTAGTACCGAGTCATCTTGCCATGTACTGCCCCAAGCGTGCTCAATAATCCAATCTTGTAATGGCTGAGTAAATGGCGTTGCTGATTCAAGTGAGCGTTTGACATGTGCTGCACCCATCACCTCGGTACGAACTTTTAGACCGTTTTCATAATTGGCGTTTTGACTGGTGCCTTGATTGGCATTGTGACTCATACTGTGAGTAGTATTGCGATCTTCATTTTCTTTATTAGCCATTGTCATCCTTGATTTTATGATTAAATCCTTTGCATTTAATCGGTATATTCTTATCAAACATTATAACAGTCGAGTAGGTTTTATTTAACCGTTAATCGAGATATAGTTGATTCCATTTAACAATAACAACGTATAACAATAACGAGATACTAAGACAGTAGCGGTATATCTTTTTAAGTGAATAGATAGTTGCAACCGCAATTTACTACCAATATATTGTGAATGTTAAAAAACACAATAGGTCCTCAGTATGAAAAATTTAGAATTTATGATATAGGCACCATTAGTCATATTATTTATGGCACTATTTATATAATAAATGTTCAATATGCCCCCTTTATGACCGCTTTATGAGCCTTTTAAAGGCTGAGCCATTAACATTTAGGGCGTTTTAAGCTATGATTGCACGGATAATTATTCCATCTAGTATATAGACGCAGGCGGTCATGCTGACTACCCACGTAATGTGCTAATACTCCCAACTGACGAGGACGACTATTGTGTTAGAAGCTTATCGTAAACATGTCGAAGAACGTGCTGAGCTAGGAACGGTTCCGCTACCACTGAACGAAAAACAAGTAGCAGAGTTGGTTGAACTACTAAAGAATCCACCAGCGGGCGAAGATGCGTTCTTGATGGACTTGCTCGAAAATCGTATTCCTGCCGGTGTTGACCAAGCTGCTTACGTTAAAGCGGCATTTTTGGCAGCGATCCTTAAGGGTGAAGCGACCTCTTCACTAGTAAGTAAGAAAAAAGCGGTTCAAATCTTGGGTACGATGCAAGGTGGTTACAACGTTCAACCGCTAGTTGCTGCTCTTGATGATGCGGAAGTCGCGCAAGAAGCTGCCGATGCGTTGAAAAAAACCTTGCTAGTATTTGACGCATTCAATGATGTGACCGAAAAAGCAGAAGCGGGCAATACTATTGCTAAAGAAGTCGTTCAATCTTGGGCTGACGCTGAGTGGTTCTTGAGCCGTGACGCTGTACCAGCAAAGACGACTTACACGACATTTAAAATCACTGGCGAAACCAATACCGATGATTTGTCTCCTGCACAAGATGCGTGGAGCCGTCCTGATATCCCATTACATTCATTAGCCATGCATAAAAACTCTCGCGACGGCATTACTGCTGACGAAGAGGGCGTTATCGGTCCGATGAAACAGATCGAAGCGTTAAAAGAAAAAGGTCATCCATTAGCCTATGTTGGCGACGTGGTAGGTACGGGTTCTAGCCGTAAATCTGCGACCAACTCAGTACTGTGGTTGATGGGTGATGATATCCCTAACGTGCCAAACAAACGTGGCGGCGGTCTAGTACTAGGTAATAATATTGCACCTATCTTCTTTAATACTATGGAAGATTCTGGCGCATTACCAATCGAAAAAGTAGCCGTTGATAACCTAAACATGGGCGATGTCTTTGATATCTATCCATATGATGGAAAAATCACTAAGCATGACTCTGATGAAGTACTGTCAACCTTCAAGCTAAACTCGCCAACTTTGCTTGATGAAGTTCGTGCTGGTGGTCGTATTCCGTTAATCGTTGGTCGTGGTCTGACCAATCGTGCTCGTGAATATATGGGTCTTGGTCATTCAGACGTATTTGCTAAGCCAGAAGAGCCAGTTGATACCGGCAAAGGCTTTACACTAGCGCAAAAAATGGTTGGTAAAGCTTGTGGTCTAGCAGGCGTTCGTCCTGGTATGTACTGTGAACCAAAAATCACTACGGTTGGTAGTCAAGATACCACTGGTCCGATGACCCGTGATGAGCTAAAAGACTTAGCCTGTCTAGGTTTCCAAGCAGATTTGGTGATGCAATCATTCTGTCATACGGCTGCTTATCCAAAGCCAGTTGACATCGAAACTCAGCATACACTACCTGACTTTATCATGAACCGTGGCGGCGTAAGCTTACGTCCAGGTGATGGTATTATTCACTCGTGGTTGAACCGTATGCTACTTCCGGATACCGTTGGTACTGGTGGTGACTCGCATACGCGTTTCCCAATCGGTATCTCATTTCCAGCGGGTTCTGGTCTAGTAGCGTTTGCTGCTGCGACTGGTGTTATGCCACTTGATATGCCTGAATCGGTCCGTGTCCGTTTCATCGGTGAGCGTCAAGCCGGTATCACCTTACGTGACTTAGTCCATGCAATCCCATACCAAGCGATTAAAGAAGGTCTGTTAACCGTTGATAAGAAAGGTAAAATCAACGAGTTTAACGGTCGTATTCTTGAAATCGAAGGTTTAGAAGACTTAACCGCTGAGCAAGCGTTTGA
The window above is part of the Psychrobacter cryohalolentis K5 genome. Proteins encoded here:
- a CDS encoding DUF1850 domain-containing protein, translating into MMRKQLNKQVWWFAGVASIAALVLFILWAIFSRQTVIEIRVAGVAGNNNNSASLVCYFVEPNFQLRWIHSVEKQWWEEHYLREEEGLLLTNTYFQAFGAGTPSTENVAPIQKEGYVGYQINQRFPHLNWVVSRLTKGEIDYASQRILIHQLVPDYSEVTIMPKAYSPIDRFNKDFCHELPSDGSQ
- a CDS encoding TRAP transporter permease gives rise to the protein MNSQVMDHSSDKPHVSDDAKLANQPNAPEDTENYDDVDPSVTQAILEKYDRESITRHITQGPVKYIIAAICIFYSIFHLYITFNPMPSLLQRSVHVGVGFALIFLIFPANKKSSRKKVAWYDWIWFIFSLSGMTYLIYEYQDIVTSRGGMANSVDVIFSIITVICVLEGSRRITGWILPILASIFLLYPFISHLDFMPDRLLTRPYDLGDIFGQLFLKTEGLYSVAIGASVTFIFLFILFGAFLARSGMGQLFNDLALALAGDKKGGPAKVAVISSGFMGSINGSALSNVVSTGAFTIPLMKKVGYHKDFAGAVEASASVGGQILPPIMGASAFIMAETTGLPYSTIALAALLPAILYYLGVIAQVHFRAGRRDLKGMAKESLPQVKEVLKARGHMLLPIVFLIYLLIQNVPVGYAAAYTIGFTVVISMLRKETRMGFKDILGALEDGARQSLAVMAACAVVGIIIGVVSLTSFGTVMTSSIVTLGAGSLLLTLILTMLASMVLGMGLPSIPAYIITATMAAPALAGFDIPILSAHMFVFYFGVFANITPPVCLAAFAGAGISGGDPMKTGYLSLKLALAGFIVPFMFIYNPAMLMIDPTDLAVTAKEFPLPPVIDIIIAVVTSVIGVIGLSAALEGYFKSDMNLVTRLILALGALLLIYPGLITGAIGGVIVLGIAAFNIKGSKAPTALSV
- the lipA gene encoding lipoyl synthase, which translates into the protein MTNAVQTHTPAARAKPKKAIQGEKLRGYDKVARIPIKIIPTVEAKKKPDWIRVKLSSPAEVARIKSTLREQKLYTVCEEAACPNLPQCFADGTATFMIMGDICTRRCPFCDVGHGRPNELDKDEPRHTAETIQGLGLKYAVITSVDRDDLKDGGAMHFVEVLNESRALSPNCLIEILVPDFRGRMDIALDLLTETAPDVFNHNIETVPRLYKAFRPGSDYQHSLDLLKIYKERRPDIATKCGFMVGLGETEEEIYKLLDDLKAHNVDMITVGQYLQPSKDHAPVDRYVHPDEFQRYMDYGKKIGFFNIWAGPMVRSSYFADRQYYGEDCPAPIRSKKALAAEGKLGC
- a CDS encoding carboxymuconolactone decarboxylase family protein translates to MSHNANQGTSQNANYENGLKVRTEVMGAAHVKRSLESATPFTQPLQDWIIEHAWGSTWQDDSVLPRKYRSLITIGFLIAQKSPAELKGHIRGAINNGATVAEIREVLMHSLPYCGAPATQEAFRAAIDVLNDMNIDINK
- the acnB gene encoding bifunctional aconitate hydratase 2/2-methylisocitrate dehydratase — protein: MLEAYRKHVEERAELGTVPLPLNEKQVAELVELLKNPPAGEDAFLMDLLENRIPAGVDQAAYVKAAFLAAILKGEATSSLVSKKKAVQILGTMQGGYNVQPLVAALDDAEVAQEAADALKKTLLVFDAFNDVTEKAEAGNTIAKEVVQSWADAEWFLSRDAVPAKTTYTTFKITGETNTDDLSPAQDAWSRPDIPLHSLAMHKNSRDGITADEEGVIGPMKQIEALKEKGHPLAYVGDVVGTGSSRKSATNSVLWLMGDDIPNVPNKRGGGLVLGNNIAPIFFNTMEDSGALPIEKVAVDNLNMGDVFDIYPYDGKITKHDSDEVLSTFKLNSPTLLDEVRAGGRIPLIVGRGLTNRAREYMGLGHSDVFAKPEEPVDTGKGFTLAQKMVGKACGLAGVRPGMYCEPKITTVGSQDTTGPMTRDELKDLACLGFQADLVMQSFCHTAAYPKPVDIETQHTLPDFIMNRGGVSLRPGDGIIHSWLNRMLLPDTVGTGGDSHTRFPIGISFPAGSGLVAFAAATGVMPLDMPESVRVRFIGERQAGITLRDLVHAIPYQAIKEGLLTVDKKGKINEFNGRILEIEGLEDLTAEQAFELSDASAERSAAGCTITLSEKSVAEYLTSNITLLKWMISEGYGDARTISRRIEGMQEWLANPSLMRADEDAEYTIDMVIDMSEIKEPILCCPNDPDDAKTLADVAGDTIDEVFIGSCMTNIGHFRAAGKLLKDVPAGSLQTRLWIAPPTKMDARQLMEEGYYNIYAQAGARTEMPGCSLCMGNQARIAPNSTAVSTSTRNFPNRLGQGANVYLASAELASVAAVLGKLPTNEEYQQYAGMLDSMGEEVYQYMNFDRMEDYTEEADKINVAQLS